The proteins below are encoded in one region of Corvus hawaiiensis isolate bCorHaw1 chromosome 3, bCorHaw1.pri.cur, whole genome shotgun sequence:
- the RAB23 gene encoding ras-related protein Rab-23, translated as MLEEDMEVAIKVVVVGNGAVGKSSMIQRYCKGIFTKDYKKTIGVDFLERQIQVNGEDVRLMLWDTAGQEEFDAITKAYYRGAQACVLVFSTTDRESFKAIPTWKEKVVTEVGDIPTVLVQNKIDLLDDSCIKNEEAEALAKKLKVRFYRASVKEDLNVSEVFKYLADKYLQKLKQQTAEDSELVHTSSNKIGVFNTAGGSHSNQNSSTLNGGDVINLKPNKQRTKKNRSPFSNCSIP; from the exons ATGTTGGAAGAAGATATGGAGGTGGCCATCAAGGTGGTAGTAGTAGGAAATGGAGCTGTTGGGAAGTCCAGTATGATTCAGCGATATTGCAAGGGGATTTTTACAAAAGACTACAAGAAAACTATTGGTGTAGATTTCCTGGAAAGACAGATCCA AGTTAATGGTGAAGATGTCAGGCTAATGTTGTGGGACACTGCAGGTCAAGAGGAATTTGATGCAATAACTAAGGCCTACTATAGAG GAGCCCAGGCTTGTGTTCTTGTGTTTTCTACAACTGACAGAGAGTCCTTCAAAGCAATCCCTACGTGGAAGGAAAAAGTTGTGACTGAAGTTGGAGACATTCCCACAGTTCTTGTGCAGAATAAGATTGATCTTCTTGATGACTCTTGCATAAAGAA TGAGGAGGCGGAAGCACTGGCCAAAAAGCTGAAAGTGAGGTTCTACCGAGCGTCTGTGAAGGAAGACCTGAACGTGAGCGAAG TTTTTAAGTATTTGGCTGATAAATATCTTCAAAAGCTCAAGCAGCAAACAGCTGAAGACTCAGAACTAGTACATACAAGCAGTAACAAGATTG GTGTTTTTAATACAGCTGGTGGAAGTCACTCCAACCAAAATTCTAGCACTCTTAACGGTGGAGATGTCATCAACCTTAAACCCAACAAACAGAGgaccaagaaaaacagaagtccTTTTAGCAACTGCAGTATACCTTAG